In the Arachis ipaensis cultivar K30076 chromosome B10, Araip1.1, whole genome shotgun sequence genome, one interval contains:
- the LOC110267988 gene encoding uncharacterized protein LOC110267988 isoform X1, which yields MQTKFILPDSGEKWVIQAIRDAWKRFKGKIKQKHFVPFDTIEDMVKNRPTQVPESQFIKLIYYWSHPTIQRATKETNEEPKRFEMFLATRTSRKRKEVDQETQDAIDEFQNRQAAGETDEEAFESLFGKEQPGRVRCYGRSVTLSDLKKYAKISELKQQHQEEVTSLKAELGDMKAKQQHQEADLHGLRNMIKLLVQRSEPGMRPEEIEALLQDAQHSPIDANSAHGSTHIPNINMMRVKIEMLIMMVY from the exons ATGCAGACCAAGTTTATCCTCCCAGATAGTGGAGAAAAGTGGGTGATCCAAGCAATTCGGGATGCTTGGAAGCGGTTCAAGGGAAAGATTAAGCAGAAGCACTTTGTTCCCTTTGATACCATCGAAGATATGGTGAAAAATCGACCGACACAAGTTCCAGAAAGTCAATTCATAAAATTGATCTATTATTGGAGTCATCCTACAATCCAG CGCGCGACAAAGGAAACAAATGAGGAACCAAAAAGGTTTGAAATGTTCCTTGCTACTCGAACAAGTCGGAAAAGGAAGGAAGTTGATCAGGAAACACAAGATGCAATT GATGAATTCCAAAACCGGCAAGCTGCTGGTGAAACAGATGAGGAAGCTTTTGAGTCTTTATTTGGAAAAGAACAACCAGGTCGGGTTAGGTGCTATGGAAGATCAGTTACACTAAGTGACTTAAAAAAGTATGCAAAAATTTCTGAACTCAAGCAACAGCACCAAGAGGAAGTCACATCTTTGAAGGCTGAACTTGGAGACATGAAGGCCAAACAGCAGCACCAAGAGGCTGACCTTCATGGATTGCGAAATATGATTAAGTTACTAGTTCAGCGATCTGAACCTGGAATGAGGCCGGAAGAAATTGAAGCTTTGTTACAAGATGCCCAACACTCTCCAATTGATGCAAATAGCGCTCATGGATCAACACATATTCCAAACATAAATATG ATGCGAGTGAAGATTGAGATGCTTATCATGATGGTTTATTGA
- the LOC110267988 gene encoding uncharacterized protein LOC110267988 isoform X2 translates to MQTKFILPDSGEKWVIQAIRDAWKRFKGKIKQKHFVPFDTIEDMVKNRPTQVPESQFIKLIYYWSHPTIQRATKETNEEPKRFEMFLATRTSRKRKEVDQETQDAIDEFQNRQAAGETDEEAFESLFGKEQPGRVRCYGRSVTLSDLKKYAKISELKQQHQEEVTSLKAELGDMKAKQQHQEADLHGLRNMIKLLVQRSEPGMRPEEIEALLQDAQHSPIDANSAHGSTHIPNINMDNSEDASED, encoded by the exons ATGCAGACCAAGTTTATCCTCCCAGATAGTGGAGAAAAGTGGGTGATCCAAGCAATTCGGGATGCTTGGAAGCGGTTCAAGGGAAAGATTAAGCAGAAGCACTTTGTTCCCTTTGATACCATCGAAGATATGGTGAAAAATCGACCGACACAAGTTCCAGAAAGTCAATTCATAAAATTGATCTATTATTGGAGTCATCCTACAATCCAG CGCGCGACAAAGGAAACAAATGAGGAACCAAAAAGGTTTGAAATGTTCCTTGCTACTCGAACAAGTCGGAAAAGGAAGGAAGTTGATCAGGAAACACAAGATGCAATT GATGAATTCCAAAACCGGCAAGCTGCTGGTGAAACAGATGAGGAAGCTTTTGAGTCTTTATTTGGAAAAGAACAACCAGGTCGGGTTAGGTGCTATGGAAGATCAGTTACACTAAGTGACTTAAAAAAGTATGCAAAAATTTCTGAACTCAAGCAACAGCACCAAGAGGAAGTCACATCTTTGAAGGCTGAACTTGGAGACATGAAGGCCAAACAGCAGCACCAAGAGGCTGACCTTCATGGATTGCGAAATATGATTAAGTTACTAGTTCAGCGATCTGAACCTGGAATGAGGCCGGAAGAAATTGAAGCTTTGTTACAAGATGCCCAACACTCTCCAATTGATGCAAATAGCGCTCATGGATCAACACATATTCCAAACATAAATATG GATAATTCTGAAGATGCGAGTGAAGATTGA